In Paenibacillus ihbetae, the following are encoded in one genomic region:
- a CDS encoding ABC transporter substrate-binding protein, with product MRKKRIAMLLALTLVCGTMLTACGGGGKAADGTTTVEFWAAPNPPQQAFWQEMAKEYESVTPGVKINVSPIKESPSSEASIQAAIAGGNAPTVAENINRGFAAQLSNSKALIPLDELPQFQEIVSSRNMKGTIKPWVFADGHQYVLPIYSNPMLIGWRTDLLREIGYNEPPRTYGEILDATSKLKEKHPDKFMWTKGADLADPTAWKRWFDFFLLYNAASDGNKFVEGTSLVADDKAGVEVLSFVDKLRQAGGILSQNATDPFETGAGVFTDIGPWTFDMWKTKYPELKYGENYELTLPPVPEGMDPADAKTYADAKGLVIFRGAPEASRQAAAEFLKWVYSKEEHDVKWFEQTNLPPARDDLTELEGFKQILAEKPELAPYAEAVSKGVPAMDNPKFNEIQTLIGQEAFNKIIRGEIDPQTGWDNMKKAIEGELQS from the coding sequence ATGAGGAAAAAGAGAATCGCCATGCTTCTCGCCTTGACGCTGGTATGCGGCACTATGCTCACCGCTTGCGGAGGCGGCGGGAAAGCTGCTGACGGGACGACCACCGTAGAGTTCTGGGCCGCACCGAACCCGCCGCAGCAGGCCTTCTGGCAGGAGATGGCCAAGGAATACGAGAGCGTTACGCCGGGCGTGAAGATCAACGTCAGCCCGATCAAGGAATCGCCAAGCTCGGAAGCCAGCATCCAGGCAGCCATCGCAGGCGGCAATGCGCCGACGGTAGCCGAAAACATCAATCGCGGCTTCGCGGCCCAGCTGTCGAACAGCAAAGCGCTCATTCCTCTTGACGAGCTGCCCCAATTCCAAGAGATCGTCAGCTCCCGCAACATGAAGGGGACGATCAAGCCATGGGTATTCGCCGACGGTCACCAGTACGTGCTGCCGATCTATTCCAATCCGATGCTGATCGGATGGCGCACCGACCTGCTCCGCGAAATCGGCTACAACGAGCCGCCCCGTACGTACGGCGAGATTTTGGATGCCACGAGCAAGCTGAAGGAGAAGCATCCGGATAAATTCATGTGGACGAAAGGCGCCGACCTGGCGGATCCGACCGCATGGAAGCGCTGGTTCGACTTCTTCCTGCTGTACAATGCGGCCTCGGACGGCAACAAGTTCGTCGAGGGAACCAGCCTGGTTGCGGATGACAAAGCCGGCGTCGAAGTGCTGAGCTTCGTCGATAAGCTTCGCCAAGCGGGCGGCATTCTGTCCCAGAACGCAACGGACCCGTTCGAGACCGGAGCCGGCGTATTCACCGATATCGGCCCTTGGACCTTCGATATGTGGAAGACGAAGTATCCGGAGCTTAAGTACGGCGAGAATTATGAATTGACGCTGCCTCCTGTTCCGGAGGGCATGGACCCTGCGGATGCGAAGACTTATGCGGACGCCAAGGGCCTCGTCATCTTCCGGGGCGCACCGGAAGCATCCCGGCAGGCAGCCGCCGAGTTCCTGAAATGGGTGTATTCCAAGGAAGAGCATGACGTGAAATGGTTCGAGCAGACCAATCTGCCGCCAGCACGCGATGATTTGACGGAGCTGGAAGGCTTCAAGCAGATCCTCGCGGAGAAGCCGGAGCTTGCTCCTTACGCCGAAGCGGTGTCCAAGGGCGTGCCGGCAATGGACAATCCGAAGTTTAACGAGATTCAGACGCTGATCGGCCAAGAGGCCTTCAATAAAATCATCCGCGGTGAAATCGATCCGCAGACCGGGTGGGATAACATGAAGAAAGCGATTGAAGGTGAGCTTCAATCATGA
- a CDS encoding carbohydrate ABC transporter permease: MDKRNDKLGWIFSSPYLIFGLVFFLGPLVWSLYLSFTDWDLIAPEYDYVGLDNFLKAMATPGVQAAFWVTYKFMIIFVPLVTAMSLAVAVVIQGLPRFKSVYLIGFFLPYLSSGVVASLIVQGFLSYNSPVNEFLRGTFGIQIDWLGSPLSALFIVGLILAWKFTGYYALILTSGLESIDKEVYEAAAIDGVTDRQRFWKITLPLLYPALYTTLILSFGVTFGIFTEVYQLTGGGPNFATNTWQMEIFNQAFTNLQAGYASAIAILASLVTFISIFAIRKVLEMWGKRNGWV; the protein is encoded by the coding sequence ATCGATAAGCGAAATGATAAATTGGGCTGGATATTCTCCAGCCCCTACCTTATTTTCGGACTGGTGTTCTTCCTGGGGCCGCTCGTGTGGTCCCTCTACCTGTCCTTCACGGATTGGGATCTCATTGCCCCGGAATATGATTATGTAGGGCTAGACAACTTCCTGAAAGCCATGGCAACGCCTGGGGTACAGGCGGCCTTCTGGGTGACCTACAAATTCATGATCATCTTCGTTCCACTGGTCACGGCCATGTCGCTGGCCGTCGCCGTCGTCATCCAAGGCTTGCCCCGGTTCAAAAGCGTATACCTGATCGGGTTCTTCCTGCCGTATCTGTCCTCGGGGGTCGTCGCATCGCTGATCGTGCAAGGCTTCCTGTCCTACAACAGTCCGGTCAACGAATTTCTGAGAGGGACATTCGGCATTCAGATCGACTGGCTCGGCTCCCCTCTCTCGGCGCTGTTTATCGTCGGTTTGATTTTGGCCTGGAAATTTACGGGCTACTATGCGCTGATCCTGACTTCGGGACTGGAGAGCATCGATAAGGAAGTCTATGAGGCCGCGGCCATTGACGGCGTCACGGACCGGCAACGCTTTTGGAAAATTACGCTGCCGCTCCTGTATCCTGCCCTCTATACGACGCTTATTCTCTCGTTTGGCGTTACCTTCGGCATCTTCACGGAAGTGTACCAGCTAACGGGCGGCGGTCCGAACTTCGCGACGAACACCTGGCAGATGGAAATTTTCAATCAAGCCTTTACGAATCTGCAAGCGGGATATGCTTCGGCGATCGCCATTCTGGCATCTCTGGTAACGTTCATCTCCATCTTCGCAATTCGCAAAGTGCTGGAAATGTGGGGGAAACGCAATGGTTGGGTCTAA
- a CDS encoding carbohydrate ABC transporter permease yields MVGSNKNNKRRLAVRYVLATLLLLVMVYPYLYMVLNSFADWSQVDRQLVPSKYSLQSYEWLLTGGEVGIARPWTNAFLNSVIVSIASTFLMMLFGIMVAYALSKMKFRGRDTVNNFVLFHMFFPAIILLIPNFLIIQKLGLYDTYWAMIIPKAVSLWAIFMYTNFFKAIPDAFIEAAKLDGASDFKILYKIMVPMSKSITAVIFLFLLMERWTELLWDMIVARSDDMLTLNVLLSQMFGPYGSYPGPLYAASVLLTVPIIILFIMFGKKFKEGMQFSLK; encoded by the coding sequence ATGGTTGGGTCTAATAAAAACAACAAGCGGCGTCTTGCGGTCCGTTATGTCTTGGCAACCCTGCTGCTCCTGGTCATGGTCTATCCGTATCTGTACATGGTGCTCAATTCGTTTGCCGATTGGTCGCAGGTGGACCGGCAGCTGGTTCCGAGCAAATATTCGCTTCAATCCTATGAATGGCTGCTGACCGGCGGCGAGGTCGGCATTGCCCGGCCGTGGACGAACGCATTCCTGAACAGCGTTATCGTGTCCATCGCCTCCACCTTCCTGATGATGCTCTTCGGGATCATGGTGGCTTATGCCCTGTCCAAGATGAAGTTCCGGGGCCGGGACACCGTGAACAACTTCGTGCTCTTTCATATGTTCTTCCCGGCCATCATCCTGCTGATCCCCAACTTTCTGATTATTCAGAAGCTGGGGCTGTACGACACGTATTGGGCGATGATCATACCGAAGGCGGTCAGCCTGTGGGCCATCTTCATGTACACGAATTTCTTCAAGGCGATCCCTGACGCGTTCATCGAGGCAGCCAAGCTGGACGGCGCTTCAGACTTTAAAATTTTGTATAAAATTATGGTACCGATGTCCAAATCCATTACCGCGGTCATCTTCCTGTTCCTGCTGATGGAACGGTGGACGGAGCTGCTCTGGGATATGATCGTGGCGCGCAGCGACGACATGCTGACGCTGAACGTGCTCCTGTCCCAGATGTTCGGGCCGTACGGCAGCTATCCCGGCCCGCTGTATGCGGCATCCGTGCTGCTCACGGTGCCGATCATCATCCTGTTCATCATGTTCGGCAAGAAGTTCAAGGAAGGCATGCAGTTCAGCCTGAAATAA
- a CDS encoding MTP-1 family protein, protein MTMNRSTIKTCEILLREYQNKPRAVNNPVKLSFTGVGGKDVYNITAPFTLGGKTILAGRVESRDSERSEIRFFTERPDSSWAPLSGAPVFTLQDPFFTFIQGELILGGVEVFPHPHKADAPLWRTVLYKGKTLHELTPFFTGPDAMKDLRIAELPGGEIAVFTRPQGAKGGRGKIGYAVASSLRDLTIELVNEAPLLADQFIDAEWGGANELHLLKNGRIGVLGHVACFDDAGDRHYYPMVFALDPATGEHSDMALIAVRADFLPGEAKRPDLADVVFSGGLMRKPDGTADLYAGISDAEAQRITMPDPFLRFES, encoded by the coding sequence TTGACTATGAACCGTTCAACCATAAAAACATGCGAGATTCTGCTTCGCGAATACCAGAATAAGCCGAGAGCCGTCAATAACCCGGTGAAGCTGTCATTCACCGGCGTCGGCGGCAAGGATGTGTATAACATCACGGCGCCGTTCACGCTTGGCGGGAAGACCATCCTCGCCGGCCGGGTGGAATCCCGGGACAGCGAGCGTTCGGAAATCCGCTTCTTTACCGAGCGCCCGGACAGCAGCTGGGCGCCTCTAAGCGGCGCTCCCGTCTTTACCCTGCAGGATCCGTTCTTCACCTTCATTCAAGGGGAGCTGATCCTCGGCGGGGTCGAGGTCTTCCCGCACCCCCACAAGGCGGATGCCCCGCTGTGGCGGACGGTATTGTACAAGGGAAAAACGCTCCATGAGCTGACCCCGTTCTTCACGGGCCCCGACGCCATGAAGGATCTGCGCATCGCCGAGCTGCCGGGCGGGGAGATCGCGGTCTTTACCCGGCCGCAAGGAGCGAAGGGCGGCCGGGGCAAAATCGGGTACGCCGTCGCCTCCTCGCTGCGCGACCTGACCATAGAGCTGGTCAACGAGGCACCGCTGCTTGCGGATCAGTTCATTGACGCGGAATGGGGAGGTGCCAACGAGCTGCACCTGCTCAAGAACGGCCGGATCGGCGTGCTCGGACACGTCGCCTGCTTCGATGACGCCGGGGACCGGCACTACTACCCGATGGTGTTCGCGCTCGACCCGGCTACGGGTGAGCATTCCGACATGGCCCTAATCGCAGTCCGGGCCGATTTCCTGCCGGGCGAAGCCAAGCGTCCCGATCTCGCCGATGTCGTGTTTAGCGGCGGGCTCATGCGCAAGCCCGACGGAACGGCAGACCTCTACGCGGGAATCAGCGATGCCGAGGCGCAGCGAATCACCATGCCCGATCCTTTTCTGCGATTTGAGTCCTGA
- a CDS encoding glycoside hydrolase family 130 protein: MKIYRYEENPLITPADVKPYHEGFEVIGAFNAGVAEYNGEVLLLLRVAERPVSSDPRIVKAPVFNARTRDLDILEFRTDDERYDFSDPRVIRNVRQSASFEYLTSLSYIRLARSKDGHRFTIEDQPLVYPAQCLETFGIEDPRVTQIGDTYYIYFSAVSPVGIGESMVSTKDFVTFTHHGMIFGPDNKDVLIFPEKIGGKYYALHRPTTKSTGNPEMWIAESDNLVYWGNHKHLAGLREGMWDSGRIGGGAVPIRTEKGWLELYHGATKEHRYCMGALLLDLNDPSKVIARSSRPIMEPEADYEKNGFFGDVVFSCGALVHGDVVKMYYGVADTSMACAELSLSEILDSLAYE; the protein is encoded by the coding sequence ATGAAAATATATCGATACGAGGAGAACCCTCTGATCACACCGGCCGACGTAAAGCCGTACCACGAGGGCTTTGAGGTCATCGGCGCCTTCAATGCGGGCGTTGCCGAATATAACGGCGAAGTGCTGCTGCTGCTGCGCGTTGCGGAGCGGCCGGTGAGCAGCGATCCGCGCATCGTGAAGGCCCCCGTATTCAACGCCCGAACCCGGGATCTCGATATCCTGGAATTCCGTACGGACGATGAACGCTATGATTTCTCCGATCCCCGCGTCATCCGCAACGTCCGTCAAAGCGCATCCTTCGAATATTTGACCTCCCTGTCCTATATTCGACTGGCGCGGAGCAAGGACGGCCATCGCTTTACGATCGAGGATCAGCCCCTGGTGTACCCGGCCCAATGCTTAGAGACGTTCGGCATCGAGGATCCGCGGGTTACGCAGATTGGGGACACCTACTATATATACTTCTCCGCCGTCTCCCCTGTCGGGATCGGAGAATCGATGGTGTCCACCAAGGACTTTGTCACCTTCACCCATCACGGCATGATTTTCGGGCCGGACAACAAGGATGTGCTGATCTTCCCTGAGAAGATCGGCGGCAAATACTATGCGCTTCATCGTCCGACCACCAAAAGCACCGGCAATCCGGAAATGTGGATCGCTGAATCCGACAATCTTGTGTATTGGGGCAACCACAAGCATCTTGCCGGACTCCGCGAAGGCATGTGGGACAGCGGCCGCATCGGCGGCGGGGCCGTACCCATCCGTACGGAGAAGGGCTGGCTCGAGCTCTACCACGGCGCCACCAAGGAACACCGTTATTGCATGGGTGCGCTGCTGCTGGATCTGAACGACCCGTCGAAAGTGATTGCCCGCTCGAGCCGGCCGATTATGGAGCCTGAAGCAGACTATGAGAAGAACGGATTTTTCGGCGATGTTGTGTTCTCCTGCGGCGCCCTTGTCCACGGTGACGTTGTGAAGATGTATTACGGCGTTGCCGATACGTCGATGGCTTGCGCCGAGCTGAGCCTTAGCGAGATTTTGGACAGCCTTGCCTATGAGTAA
- a CDS encoding VOC family protein translates to MIQGIAHLAFDVADMEKSLHFYCGILGFTRAFDIPDDQGRPWIEYIKVRDGQFIELFYGGRNKPEHVQQPIGFSHLCLEVRDIHEIAGHLRKHGVPLDVEPVQGKDHNWQCWAKDPDGNRIEFMQLDPKSPQMNC, encoded by the coding sequence ATGATTCAAGGCATTGCCCATTTGGCTTTCGATGTGGCCGACATGGAGAAATCCCTGCACTTCTACTGCGGCATTCTCGGATTCACCCGCGCGTTCGATATTCCGGACGATCAGGGCCGGCCATGGATTGAGTACATTAAGGTCAGGGACGGACAATTCATCGAATTGTTTTACGGCGGCCGGAACAAGCCGGAGCACGTGCAGCAGCCGATCGGCTTCTCGCATCTCTGCCTGGAGGTCCGCGATATCCATGAGATCGCCGGGCATCTCCGCAAGCATGGCGTCCCCCTCGACGTGGAGCCTGTGCAGGGCAAGGATCACAACTGGCAGTGCTGGGCCAAGGACCCTGACGGGAACCGGATCGAATTCATGCAGCTGGATCCGAAATCGCCTCAGATGAACTGCTAA
- a CDS encoding MDR family MFS transporter, producing MNAQQSNIKLVVAGLLLGIFMAAIDNTIVATALSTIIRDLQGFDQVVWVTSVYMVAVMAGTPIFGKLSDMYGRKRFFIFGLVVFLIGSALCGMAGSMTQLIIYRAIQGIGGGALMPIAFTIVFDLFPPEKRGKMTGLLGAVFGTSSIMGPLLGAFITDSIGWEWIFYVNVPIGIVAFIFIMTAYKESPSHTKQKIDWTGAATLVGAIICLMFGLELGGQTYPWDSPQILGLFAGFLVLFIVFLFAETRAAEPIISFQMFRKRLFASSNLVALFYGATFIVATIYIPIFVSGVYGGSATNSGLILMPMMLGSVVGSQLGGMLTTRAAFRNIMILSAVCFIAGIFCLSTISSETPRYLLTVYMVLTGFGVGFSFSVLSMASIHNFDARKRGAATSTNSFLRSFGMTVGITIFGIIQRNGLNNRLADLGGNAPAGADLSADAILSPEVMSQMPPQVREQIIGSLADSVARTFMWALVPAVLALVFVLMMGKERVIVPGKQTNNA from the coding sequence ATGAATGCACAGCAAAGCAACATCAAGCTCGTTGTGGCCGGGCTGCTGCTCGGGATCTTCATGGCCGCAATCGATAATACGATTGTCGCCACGGCGTTATCCACCATCATTCGCGATCTGCAAGGCTTCGATCAAGTGGTGTGGGTAACCTCGGTGTATATGGTTGCCGTCATGGCCGGTACGCCGATCTTCGGCAAGCTGTCCGACATGTATGGACGCAAGCGGTTTTTCATCTTCGGGCTTGTCGTCTTCCTTATCGGATCCGCCTTATGCGGAATGGCCGGAAGCATGACCCAGCTCATTATTTACCGGGCCATTCAGGGCATTGGGGGCGGCGCCCTCATGCCGATCGCCTTTACGATCGTGTTCGACCTGTTCCCGCCGGAGAAACGGGGAAAAATGACGGGCCTGCTCGGCGCCGTCTTCGGGACCTCGAGCATCATGGGGCCTCTTCTTGGTGCCTTCATCACCGACAGCATTGGCTGGGAATGGATTTTCTATGTCAACGTTCCGATCGGGATCGTAGCCTTCATCTTCATTATGACGGCATACAAGGAATCCCCTTCGCACACCAAACAGAAGATTGACTGGACGGGAGCGGCTACGCTTGTCGGCGCCATCATCTGCCTTATGTTCGGCCTGGAGCTCGGCGGCCAGACCTATCCTTGGGACTCCCCGCAAATTCTGGGACTGTTCGCAGGCTTCCTCGTCCTGTTCATCGTGTTTCTGTTTGCGGAGACCCGCGCAGCCGAGCCGATTATCTCGTTCCAGATGTTCCGCAAGCGCCTGTTCGCTTCAAGCAATCTCGTCGCCCTGTTCTATGGCGCCACCTTTATCGTGGCGACCATTTACATCCCGATCTTCGTCAGCGGCGTATACGGCGGCAGCGCCACCAATTCCGGGCTGATCCTGATGCCGATGATGCTCGGCAGCGTAGTCGGGAGCCAGCTGGGCGGCATGCTGACAACCCGTGCCGCATTCCGGAACATTATGATTCTGTCCGCGGTATGCTTTATTGCAGGAATCTTCTGCCTCAGCACCATCAGTTCGGAAACCCCGCGTTATTTGCTGACGGTCTATATGGTGCTGACAGGCTTTGGCGTCGGATTCTCCTTCTCCGTGCTCAGTATGGCCTCCATCCATAACTTTGACGCACGGAAGCGGGGCGCCGCCACGTCAACGAACTCCTTCCTCCGCTCCTTCGGGATGACGGTCGGAATTACGATATTCGGCATCATACAGCGCAACGGCCTGAATAACCGCCTCGCCGATTTGGGCGGAAACGCCCCTGCGGGCGCCGACCTCAGCGCCGATGCCATCCTGTCGCCTGAGGTGATGAGCCAAATGCCTCCTCAGGTGCGGGAGCAGATTATCGGCTCGCTGGCGGATTCCGTTGCACGTACCTTTATGTGGGCCCTGGTGCCGGCTGTACTTGCTCTTGTCTTCGTGCTCATGATGGGCAAAGAGCGGGTTATCGTTCCCGGCAAGCAGACCAACAATGCGTAA
- a CDS encoding PadR family transcriptional regulator — MSMKLAILGLLLEGDYHPYEIRSIMKDRGMDQYTKLQLGSLYYAVDRLAEEGYIEAVETIQSDNRPDKTIYRITDAGRKHFELLLLKKFRDIEPVHHPLYIALPFSRHADPEALGPILQTRIRDAEHRVNQAYQLYVEHRGFVPRSTQHLMVGMYEHAKTDLNWLKRLYADVIDGRLGIKGDPLPLDEDER, encoded by the coding sequence ATGTCGATGAAGCTGGCGATTCTCGGGCTGCTGCTGGAGGGCGACTACCACCCGTACGAAATTCGCAGCATCATGAAGGACCGCGGCATGGACCAATACACCAAACTCCAATTGGGCTCCCTATATTATGCCGTGGACCGGCTGGCCGAGGAGGGCTATATCGAAGCGGTAGAAACGATTCAGAGCGACAACCGGCCCGACAAAACCATTTACCGGATCACGGATGCCGGCCGCAAGCATTTTGAGCTGCTGCTGCTGAAGAAGTTCAGGGATATCGAGCCGGTGCACCATCCGCTCTATATCGCGCTGCCCTTCTCCCGACATGCGGATCCCGAAGCCCTCGGCCCGATCCTTCAGACCCGGATTCGCGATGCCGAGCACCGCGTCAATCAGGCGTATCAATTGTATGTGGAGCACCGCGGCTTCGTTCCCCGAAGCACGCAGCATCTGATGGTCGGAATGTATGAGCATGCGAAGACCGATCTCAACTGGCTGAAGCGACTATATGCGGATGTGATCGATGGACGGCTCGGCATTAAGGGAGATCCGCTGCCGCTCGATGAGGATGAACGCTGA
- a CDS encoding aldo/keto reductase: MANQVFTDGPTLNDGVKMPWLGLGVWKTKEGEEVIQSVKSAIAAGYRMIDTAAIYGNEEGVGQAIRESGVSRDELFITTKVWNDDQGYEKTLQAFETSRKKLGLEVVDLYLVHWPGRDKYLETWKALIHLQKEGLVRSIGVSNFQIRHLEHIIEETGVVPVVNQVELHPLLSQKELLAYARENNIVLEAWSPLMQGNLDHPVLAQIAEKYGKTTAQVILRWDIQNGVIVIPKSIKEHRIRENANIFDFELSAEDMAAIDGLNENKRFGSNPDEFLF; the protein is encoded by the coding sequence ATGGCCAATCAAGTTTTTACCGATGGACCTACTTTGAATGACGGCGTCAAGATGCCTTGGCTGGGCCTCGGCGTATGGAAGACCAAAGAAGGCGAAGAGGTTATTCAGTCCGTAAAATCCGCCATTGCCGCGGGATACCGCATGATCGATACAGCTGCGATCTACGGCAATGAAGAGGGTGTAGGGCAAGCCATTCGCGAATCCGGAGTTTCTCGGGACGAGCTGTTCATTACAACCAAGGTGTGGAACGACGATCAGGGCTACGAGAAGACGCTGCAGGCTTTTGAAACGAGCCGTAAGAAGCTGGGTCTGGAAGTCGTGGATTTGTACCTGGTTCACTGGCCGGGTAGAGATAAGTATCTGGAGACATGGAAGGCACTTATTCACCTGCAAAAAGAGGGGCTTGTCCGCTCGATCGGTGTGAGCAACTTCCAAATCCGCCATCTGGAGCATATTATCGAGGAAACGGGCGTCGTTCCGGTCGTGAATCAGGTCGAGCTGCATCCGCTGCTCTCCCAGAAGGAGCTGCTTGCCTATGCGCGCGAGAACAACATCGTGCTCGAAGCCTGGAGCCCGCTGATGCAGGGCAATCTGGATCATCCGGTACTGGCGCAGATCGCCGAGAAATACGGCAAGACGACGGCACAGGTCATTCTGCGCTGGGATATTCAGAACGGCGTGATCGTCATTCCGAAGTCAATCAAAGAGCATCGTATCCGCGAGAATGCGAACATCTTCGATTTCGAGCTGTCCGCCGAGGATATGGCAGCTATCGACGGCTTGAACGAGAACAAGCGCTTTGGATCCAATCCGGACGAGTTCCTGTTCTAA
- a CDS encoding nitroreductase family protein, protein MNVSEAIRTRRSIGKVKPDAVPQELLERIIEAGTWAPNHKLTEPWRFFVMQGEGRDVLGNALGDIQAAGAGDTSEEGIAAARESGRAKAYRAPVVIGVAVEPSTDPKVIEIEEYGAVFAAIQNMLLEIHGLGLGAVWRTGEPCFHALMNEAFGLGSNGKMLGFLYIGYQDMEPKQGKRQPAADKTVWLNGSQDA, encoded by the coding sequence ATGAACGTAAGTGAAGCGATCCGCACGCGCCGCAGTATCGGCAAAGTAAAGCCTGATGCCGTGCCGCAGGAGCTGTTGGAGCGAATTATTGAAGCGGGTACCTGGGCGCCGAACCATAAATTGACGGAGCCTTGGCGATTTTTTGTGATGCAGGGGGAGGGCCGGGATGTACTCGGTAACGCTCTCGGCGACATTCAAGCTGCAGGTGCAGGAGACACCAGCGAAGAAGGGATTGCCGCCGCCCGTGAGTCGGGACGCGCGAAGGCATACCGTGCCCCGGTCGTGATCGGGGTAGCTGTCGAGCCCTCCACGGATCCTAAAGTGATTGAGATTGAGGAGTACGGCGCGGTATTCGCCGCCATCCAGAACATGCTCCTCGAGATCCATGGCCTTGGACTCGGTGCTGTATGGAGAACAGGAGAGCCATGCTTCCACGCCCTTATGAATGAGGCGTTCGGATTGGGCTCGAATGGCAAGATGCTCGGCTTCCTGTATATCGGATATCAGGATATGGAGCCGAAGCAAGGCAAGCGCCAGCCGGCAGCCGATAAAACCGTGTGGCTGAACGGTTCTCAGGACGCGTAG